CTCCTGAAAGTTTACACATTTATCCCTGTtacaaagagcagcagcaaagCTTTCAGCCCTAACCCAAAAAATATGAGCACATCAGTCCTGTTTCAGCCGCCATCCTCTGCTTACTTTGAGAATTGATTATTAGATTCTGTCGACCCGTACAGCTCATTCATGGTCCTGCTCCGTCTTACATTAGTGAACTCTTGACTCCGTATGTTCTTGTTCGTAATCTGAGGTCCTCAGTGGCAACACTTCTGGTGCTTCACTGTCAGGGCTCCTACAGTTTGGAACAGATGAAAGAAGAGACCAGTTTAACCGTCAATCTAACAGCAAGGAAAGTTTATTTATAACAGCACAGCAACCTGAAGTGCTTCACAGAGAACACATCCTGAATACAGGCACGGAAACGAGATGGATTCAAATTAACTGCAACATGAACACACTACTTAACCATTagtgcatcagtaataataataatgaaaataaacatacattATATGTCAAAGTCACAGTGTGGTTATTGCTACTTTCACTCTCAGAGGATTTGAATGCTTGAATATCTTGTGTCTCATGTTTTGTACCAGTTAAACGtgcacatgtatttatttatttatttattaattatttggtATTAATTCTGAATGGAACAAATTGTGATGAACAAACCTGTGGCAGTGTAAAAGCCATtataactttaaattaaattaaaatgataattcTGATTCTGCTCACCAGGCTTCACTCCTTAGTCTGTGTCAGACAGTAACGGAccctgttagcctgttagcgCTGGAGCAGGACAGGCGGGGTGAGACTGACTCCAACAGGCTAAGGTGCGCGCCCAGGTAAGGCGGAGGGAAAGAGCTGGTGAGCCGGGGCTAGAAGGTGGATGAAGAGGGGCAGGTGAACCAGGAGCATCCGCACGAGGAACAACAACCACCGAGGATCGACCGCACGTTACCGCAAACCGCGTGAACTGACGGTCTAAGACTGGAGCGAAGACCAGGTGTCCTTATACCGCAGGTGAGGGCGTGGCCGATGAGGTGATTGGAGACGTGAGCTGGAGTTCTGGCGGGAAACTGAAAGTAGGTCGGCCACGCCcaggttcagacacacacacacacacacagaggacaaacagaaaacacggAAGGAAGAAGCAGATGGAGTTGGCTCAGTCTGCACGGCGTGAACAGACTCTCAGTGTCAGTGCATTACCTCGCTCTGTCACCACATCagtctggttttttttttggacttggACGATGAGCAAACGTCACTCACTGATGAAGACTGCGAGAAGTGGCTGAAAGCTCTGGAGGCAGGTGAACcctcagattattttgtctgaaaatcaataaatcaagtTTCAGTATCTTCCCACTAGAAAAGTGTCCTCAGCAGCATGAGAGGCAGCATTCAGATCTTCATGTTCACGGATACTGTACATCAGTACAGGTGAATGTGTTGGTCAATAAACAGCGATGGAAGAAGTATTCGGATATTTAGGTACTTCAGTTGAACTGTAATATTGTGGATTTTTGTGTAAGATACACGacagagcagctgtggaggGAATGTTTTCATCAAACACTGTGTTCAAAGTGGAAAATGAACTTTGAGcctcgattttttttttttcatttattacacAGTTTGCCCACCAGAGAGCAGTGAagttcattttcacactgtaaaatgtcctgtTCACTGTTCATCAATAACCAAACTGAAGGAATCCTAAaaatattagtttaaaaaaattaccCAATAATCAATATTAGTAttggtgtaaaaaaaatccGGTATCGGTCTGGTTTTAATAGAGAACATCAGTGGAAATGGTTTGAAAAATCCTTTAAGTTCCTTTAacattagagagagagagagagggagagagagagagagagagagagagaggggggggggggagagagggggagggggggggggggagagaaagagagagggagagagagagggagagagagagagagaggggggggggagagagagagagagagagggggggggggggagagagggagagagagaggggaggtgggaGGTATAAAAGCAGGAGTCAGACTTCAGCTGCTCTGAACTTGTGAGGAGACACTGAGCGGATTAATAAGTGTTGATGTTCCCGTGTTTTCATTTCTGAGCGGATGTGATCTGACGGTAATTTCACGGGCAGAGATCTGTGGATGATGGACAGGCCGCCACTCCGTTTTTATTTATTGGATATTTAAGTTgatcaaacagtgaaaaatgctgCGGGTGGAgtgaagaggatgaagaagaggaggcagaaatGCGTCTTTGTGGCTGCGCCTGTCGTCTGATTGTTGGATAACTGCTGCTGCGCCTCAGCTGGAGATGGAGCCGCTTTTATTCTGGGTTTTCAAAAGACGAGAAACGCGAGCGACGGATGAATATTTGAGTGATTTCAGGGTGATCTCCAGGCTTTCCTTTGAGCTCAATGACAGGGGGATCTGACGAGGGAAGGTGGCGGGATGGAGAGTGCCAGTCAGCTCAAACCGACGCCTGTCATCTACGGAGAGCTGTTGAACATCTCCACCAACGACACCCATGCCAATTTCACGTCGAAAGCGGAGGCGAAGGACACTAACTTGGCTTTCCAGGCGGGTCTGGCTGTGACCTTAGCCCTCATAACTTTCGCCACGACGCTTTCAAACGCGTTCGTCATCGCCACCATTTACCAGTCCCGAAAATTACACACCCCGGCGAACTTTCTGATCGCCTCTCTGGCGGTCACGGACCTCCTGGTGTCCATTTTGGTGATGCCGATCAGCGCGCTGTACACGGTGAGCCAGACCTGGACTCTGGGGCAGGTCGTCTGTGACATCTGGCTCTCCTCGGACATAACGTGCTGCACCGCGTCCATCCTCCACCTGTGCGTAATTGCGCTGGACCGCTACTGGGCCATCACGGACGCAGTGGAGTACTCCAAGAAGCGCACGTCGGGGCGCGCAGCCGGGATGATCGCCACCGCCTGGGTGATCGccatctccatctccctcccgCCTTTCTTCTGGCGCCAGGTGAAAGCAGAGGAGGTGACGAGCTGCAACGTGAACTCCGACCACATTTTCTACACCATCTACTCCACCTTTGGCGCTTTCTATATCCCCACGCTGCTGCTCATCGCTCTGTACGGGAGGATTTACGTGGAAGCCCGAAAGCGCATCCTGAAGCAGTCGCACAACAAGCCGGGGAAGAGACTCACCTCGGCGCACCTGATCACCAACTCCCCCGGCTCGGTGGCGTCCACCACCTCCCTGAACTACGGGACGAACGACACCTCCTCCTGTGACACTACCTCGTCCGCAAACGTGAGCCAAGTCAAAGTCACTGTGTCCGACGCGCTGCTGGAGAAGAAGCGGATCTCCGCCGCCAGGGAGAGGAAGGCGACCAAAACTTTGGGAATAATCCTCGGAGCCTACATCATATGCTGGCTCCCGTTTTTCATTTACACTCTTCTAGTGCCTCTGTGCGAGTCCTGCTTCCACCCGGagttatttgacattttcaccTGGCTGGGTTACCTCAACTCTTTAATCAACCCCATCATTTACACCATGTCCAACGAGGACTTCAAGCAGGCTTTCCACAAACTGATACGGTTTAGATGTTGCAGGGCATGAACGATGATTACCAGCCATTattaccccccctcccctcgcAGTCTCATCTCCAGTCATCTGTATAATGGCAGAATTGAATCAAACCCACCATCGCCCACAAATATCTCGCTCCCCAGGTTTTCCCTGAGGGCAGCGTCACCAACACCCAGACTGTTTATGATAATGTGGCTGCAGAATGAGCTTTTACCTGAGAGATGGTGCAGAGGACTGTGGAAATGTATTGGCCTGCCATCCGGGCTGCATTGTATTATCTGATGGCACTGCGCAGTAAATGGCTGTGGAATTTCTTTTCACAAACAGCCTGCTGCGGTTGGTGCAGAGGAGAAATGTCGGTGGCTGTTGTGATGTGGAAGCTCTGTGACTGGTTTGCAGTTGATCGTGTTACTATAATGACTTGGAGAAAGCCCATAGCCCCAGATGCAGGGGCCCCGCCTGTACGTGCTGCACTGGACTGTAGCCTACAAATTCACTTTGCCATATGAGTTTCACAGTCAACATCAGTTGGCTTGTAAGCACAAACAGCTTAGGACTAAGCTACCATGAGCCCCAAGGGCAAAAAATAagatttgtgtttcattttcctgaCTCAATAAGGGGAAATACTGGTGCCTACAAGTTTAGTTTAGTTCCTCAGACGTGCCTGGCCCAGGTGGAGACAAAAGCATGATTTTAGTTTGAGAAAAAGGTCAAAACTCGGTTTCTTCTGGTGGCCAGggtatgtgttttattttctcttctttctgtggCTGCTCACTTCAAACAAGGCTCCAAACTGAGTGTAAATGTACGAATCTGTATGCGTCAGTGTGATTTTTACCTTAATTTGCTCAGAGTCTGGATTTTGCTCAGTGGCGTGGGTGTCATACTGTAAAATAATCTGGAATGATCAACTGTGACAGAAGGAAGAGCCAGCAGTCTGTCCACCAGACCTCTGGTTAACGATGGACTCTTAATTGTTAATATTAGCTTTGATGTACCATTTCATATCAGGCTGAACAAACTCCGGGGCTGATGAAACCGGGTTCCTGCAGTCATCTCCTGGAATTTGGCATTTGTGTCTTTCACATCCAGAAAAGTTGTGgataaacacatattttttaaaacgCTCCAAAATGTCACGGTTTTCTGATGGAAATCATCTTTCCTCCACCAAACCGTCACATGTTAAATGtcaagctgcagctgctgagcccgtaaaagaaaaagagccaAATCTGTTTGATGACAGTTTGTGAGAG
This genomic stretch from Toxotes jaculatrix isolate fToxJac2 chromosome 19, fToxJac2.pri, whole genome shotgun sequence harbors:
- the LOC121199666 gene encoding 5-hydroxytryptamine receptor 1B-like, whose product is MESASQLKPTPVIYGELLNISTNDTHANFTSKAEAKDTNLAFQAGLAVTLALITFATTLSNAFVIATIYQSRKLHTPANFLIASLAVTDLLVSILVMPISALYTVSQTWTLGQVVCDIWLSSDITCCTASILHLCVIALDRYWAITDAVEYSKKRTSGRAAGMIATAWVIAISISLPPFFWRQVKAEEVTSCNVNSDHIFYTIYSTFGAFYIPTLLLIALYGRIYVEARKRILKQSHNKPGKRLTSAHLITNSPGSVASTTSLNYGTNDTSSCDTTSSANVSQVKVTVSDALLEKKRISAARERKATKTLGIILGAYIICWLPFFIYTLLVPLCESCFHPELFDIFTWLGYLNSLINPIIYTMSNEDFKQAFHKLIRFRCCRA